Proteins from a genomic interval of Capsicum annuum cultivar UCD-10X-F1 chromosome 4, UCD10Xv1.1, whole genome shotgun sequence:
- the LOC107854380 gene encoding uncharacterized protein LOC107854380 — MAPSPPEEDFSFPTITNTPPRFLESPPLWRTTSVASSRLQKTASTKGEDHDQEENLDILSPLSNYINQRKSFSYIEGANAMKRLIEDDDEEEEEKMDMLWENLNEEISNKIKTKTSCGKDHTKKVEYKCVKSLNLSKASKRPTLLVLIKVLKKVFL, encoded by the coding sequence ATGGCTCCTTCTCCTCCTGAAGAAGATTTTAGCTTCCCAACAATCACCAACACACCTCCACGTTTCCTTGAATCACCACCTTTATGGCGAACAACGTCAGTTGCTTCCAGTCGCCTCCAGAAAACCGCATCTACAAAAGGAGAAGATCATGATCAAGAAGAAAATTTGGACATATTGTCTCCATTGTCCAATTACATTAACCAGAGAAAGAGCTTCTCATACATAGAAGGCGCTAATGCCATGAAGAGATTgattgaagatgatgatgaagaagaagaggagaaaatgGACATGTTATGGGAGAATTTGAATGAAGAAATATCCAACAAAATTAAGACAAAGACTTCATGTGGGAAAGATCATACAAAGAAGGTGGAATATAAATGTGTTAAATCTTTGAATCTTTCCAAAGCAAGCAAAAGGCCAACCTTACTGGTTCTCATCAAAGTCTTGAAAAAGGTGTTCTTGTAA